A genomic region of Fervidobacterium gondwanense DSM 13020 contains the following coding sequences:
- a CDS encoding DUF370 domain-containing protein, with translation MFGLINIGFGNVIAGDRVIAIVNPESAPLKRLKEDAKGEGKLIDATYGRKTRSILITDSNHIILSAIQPETIAQRFIESMAEIEKQLEKIRKG, from the coding sequence ATGTTCGGATTGATCAATATCGGTTTTGGAAACGTTATCGCAGGTGACAGGGTTATTGCGATTGTGAATCCTGAGAGCGCACCGCTCAAAAGGCTTAAGGAAGATGCAAAAGGTGAAGGCAAACTAATAGATGCGACATATGGAAGAAAGACAAGATCAATACTCATAACGGACTCAAACCATATCATCCTGAGTGCTATCCAACCTGAAACAATCGCTCAAAGGTTCATCGAATCGATGGCTGAGATTGAGAAGCAACTTGAAAAGATAAGAAAGGGATAA
- a CDS encoding YicC family protein, with translation MPRSMTGYAKIQKVLDYYKITCEVKTLNSKGLTIDVSMNYFMSSKEIDAISKIKEYISRGKVSARIWVKFIKPIQVSVDYSLIKTYYDTLSDIRENLNIPVPVELSHLLNFRDAFQFEFTNEEIDMAWERAKEVLEEALREVVKERRIEGEKLTRDLNSMVDKMVEVVDKIREHADEIPKAIAQRIRTNAKELLPDEVELNRELFESAVALIADRADIREELVRLDSHLQRTKELLIKDEPIGDMLNFISQEILREFNTILSKSRFTNVTNLALEGKYLVSQFKEQIMNVE, from the coding sequence ATGCCAAGAAGCATGACGGGGTACGCGAAAATACAGAAGGTTTTAGATTACTACAAAATTACATGTGAAGTTAAGACGCTCAATTCAAAAGGACTTACGATAGATGTTTCGATGAACTATTTCATGAGCTCGAAAGAAATCGACGCGATTTCAAAGATAAAAGAGTACATAAGCCGAGGAAAAGTAAGTGCAAGGATATGGGTGAAATTCATAAAGCCTATCCAAGTGTCGGTAGATTACTCGCTCATAAAGACTTATTATGACACACTCTCCGACATCCGAGAGAATCTAAACATTCCGGTACCTGTTGAACTAAGTCATTTGCTCAACTTCAGAGACGCATTTCAATTCGAATTTACAAACGAAGAAATCGACATGGCTTGGGAACGAGCAAAAGAAGTTTTGGAAGAAGCGCTCAGAGAGGTAGTTAAAGAGCGAAGAATCGAGGGAGAAAAACTTACGAGAGATTTGAACAGCATGGTTGATAAGATGGTTGAAGTGGTTGACAAAATCCGTGAACATGCTGATGAGATACCGAAAGCCATCGCTCAGAGGATAAGAACGAACGCTAAAGAATTGTTGCCTGATGAGGTTGAGTTGAATAGGGAACTTTTCGAGAGCGCTGTTGCTTTGATAGCAGACAGAGCGGATATAAGGGAAGAGCTTGTCAGGTTGGATAGCCATTTACAGCGCACGAAAGAGCTTCTTATTAAGGATGAGCCGATAGGAGATATGCTCAACTTTATATCTCAGGAGATTCTGAGAGAATTCAACACTATACTTTCGAAGAGCAGATTTACTAACGTAACTAATCTTGCTTTAGAAGGGAAGTACTTGGTTTCGCAGTTTAAAGAGCAGATAATGAATGTTGAATAG
- a CDS encoding DNA-directed RNA polymerase subunit omega, whose translation MSKLVVQYDKLLEKIPYKYAIPIVVAKRAEAINDYAKPFVSTPDSYSVSIAFKELQEGYIRIKNEDILKILLPDIK comes from the coding sequence GTGAGTAAACTCGTTGTACAATACGACAAGCTCTTGGAAAAGATACCATACAAGTACGCAATACCAATCGTTGTTGCGAAAAGGGCTGAGGCAATAAACGATTACGCTAAACCATTTGTCTCGACACCTGATAGCTATTCAGTAAGCATAGCTTTTAAAGAATTACAGGAAGGGTACATCAGGATAAAGAACGAAGATATCCTGAAAATACTTCTGCCGGACATCAAATAA
- the purD gene encoding phosphoribosylamine--glycine ligase, with protein MKVLILGSGGREHAIGWAFNKAGHSVSFYPGNAGTKLVGENIPSIEGDVIDRFDLVIPGSEDFLVKGIADGKKNVFGPSSDGAKLEGSKCFAKLFMEKYNIPTAKFIIARNSIELEDALKYFKPPYVIKADGLAQGKGVIIANDYEEAFESGSKLIEGKLIENVSGPVVVDEFLNGWELSAIAIVNGRNFALLPFTRDYKRVYTGNKGPNTGGMGSYGPIMIDKELKRKIEDIFELTLFGIEKEGVDYRGFLYIGLMIVDNKPYVLEYNVRLGDPETEVIVAMEPERFVENVLKAFNNEPFGEYKPENFAVDIVIASRGYPENPEKGQTIDIDGGFFFYAGVKEKEGKLLVSGGRVLHSMGIAKELEIARRKAYENIKNVKFEGMFYREDIAQI; from the coding sequence ATGAAAGTTTTGATACTTGGCAGCGGAGGAAGAGAACACGCAATTGGTTGGGCTTTTAATAAAGCGGGGCACAGTGTTTCATTCTACCCAGGTAACGCAGGTACGAAACTCGTAGGTGAAAATATACCAAGCATTGAAGGAGATGTGATAGATAGATTTGACCTCGTCATTCCTGGCTCAGAAGATTTTCTCGTTAAAGGTATTGCTGACGGAAAGAAAAATGTCTTTGGACCAAGCTCTGATGGTGCAAAGCTCGAAGGCTCGAAGTGTTTTGCAAAACTCTTCATGGAAAAGTACAACATCCCAACTGCGAAGTTCATTATTGCCCGCAACAGTATAGAACTTGAAGATGCTTTAAAGTACTTTAAGCCACCATACGTAATAAAGGCGGACGGACTTGCGCAAGGCAAGGGGGTTATAATAGCTAACGATTACGAAGAAGCTTTTGAAAGCGGTTCGAAACTTATAGAAGGCAAGTTAATCGAAAATGTAAGCGGACCTGTTGTTGTTGATGAGTTCTTAAATGGTTGGGAACTTTCAGCGATAGCGATAGTTAATGGAAGAAACTTTGCACTCCTTCCGTTCACAAGAGATTACAAAAGGGTATACACAGGAAACAAAGGACCGAACACGGGCGGAATGGGTTCTTACGGACCTATCATGATAGATAAAGAGCTCAAAAGGAAAATCGAAGATATCTTTGAATTGACGCTATTCGGAATTGAAAAAGAAGGTGTAGATTACAGAGGTTTTCTTTACATAGGACTCATGATTGTAGACAATAAGCCCTACGTTCTTGAGTACAATGTTCGGCTTGGAGATCCGGAGACAGAGGTTATCGTAGCTATGGAACCTGAAAGATTTGTTGAAAACGTTTTGAAGGCGTTTAATAACGAACCGTTTGGAGAATATAAGCCTGAAAACTTTGCTGTTGATATTGTGATAGCCTCGCGAGGTTATCCAGAAAATCCGGAAAAAGGACAGACTATAGACATTGACGGTGGTTTCTTCTTCTATGCAGGTGTTAAAGAAAAAGAAGGGAAACTTTTAGTTTCAGGTGGAAGGGTTCTCCATTCGATGGGCATTGCGAAAGAACTTGAGATCGCCAGACGAAAAGCGTATGAGAATATAAAGAATGTAAAGTTCGAGGGAATGTTCTACAGAGAGGATATTGCTCAAATCTAA
- the purN gene encoding phosphoribosylglycinamide formyltransferase: MHGLFQSRLPRIVVLASGNGSNFQTIAEKSISGELGAQIECLIVDRECFALERALKLGIESHILKKPWYEDFERVTDEIAPDLIVLAGFMRIIPENMVKKYFPRIVNIHPSLLPAFPGKDGINQAFEYGVKITGITIHFVDSGVDTGPIIFQKAIEVDEKWTLNELEERIHKLEHEHYWRIIRKILYEPYKIEGRKVLWGV, encoded by the coding sequence ATGCATGGGTTGTTTCAATCTCGACTACCCCGTATAGTGGTCTTAGCTTCTGGAAATGGGAGCAATTTTCAAACAATCGCTGAAAAGTCTATAAGCGGTGAGCTCGGTGCACAGATAGAATGTTTGATTGTAGATAGGGAGTGCTTCGCTCTTGAAAGAGCGTTGAAGCTGGGAATTGAATCGCATATTTTGAAAAAACCTTGGTATGAGGATTTTGAAAGAGTAACCGATGAAATCGCTCCTGACTTAATAGTCCTTGCTGGTTTCATGCGCATAATACCAGAGAACATGGTGAAAAAGTACTTTCCAAGGATTGTGAATATACATCCATCGTTGCTTCCAGCTTTTCCGGGAAAGGACGGTATAAACCAAGCTTTCGAGTATGGTGTCAAAATCACAGGAATTACAATTCATTTTGTGGATAGTGGAGTTGACACAGGACCTATAATTTTCCAAAAGGCCATAGAAGTTGATGAAAAATGGACTTTGAATGAATTGGAAGAAAGAATACACAAACTGGAACATGAACATTACTGGAGAATAATAAGGAAGATCCTATACGAGCCTTACAAAATAGAGGGCAGAAAAGTACTGTGGGGGGTGTAA
- a CDS encoding phosphoribosylaminoimidazolecarboxamide formyltransferase: MDMGFFNEIGEKVELPRQDLTLRYGENSHEAAFVYGKPQFELLHEGKQLSYNNILDAESAWVLAKNLNVVGGGCAVIKHQTPCGVAYLRNDTDEEKINVIRKAIEADSESSYGGILATSFSLTLDMAKSINTYLEVIVAPEFDNEAVEYLSKKKVRLIKPLEYTPFAGKVAFGSLVLSERKFEGEPERLFGEEFNINEVKFALVVVEAVKSNAIVLVKDGVTVGIGGGQPSRKRSAWIATTLAGEKAHGAIAASDAFFPFTDGLEILMSAGVKCVAAPLGSIRDEEVLNFAKEHGIAFYKSPIRLFRH, encoded by the coding sequence ATGGATATGGGTTTTTTTAATGAGATAGGAGAGAAAGTTGAGCTTCCAAGGCAGGACTTGACTTTACGCTACGGCGAGAATTCGCACGAGGCAGCGTTTGTCTACGGGAAACCGCAGTTTGAGCTCTTGCACGAAGGTAAGCAGCTCTCATATAACAACATCTTGGATGCTGAGAGTGCTTGGGTTCTTGCAAAGAATTTGAACGTAGTAGGCGGAGGCTGTGCGGTGATCAAACACCAAACTCCGTGCGGTGTCGCGTATTTGAGAAACGATACCGATGAAGAGAAGATAAATGTCATAAGAAAAGCTATAGAAGCAGATAGCGAATCGAGTTATGGTGGAATACTCGCTACAAGCTTTTCTCTCACCTTGGACATGGCAAAGTCTATAAACACGTATCTGGAGGTTATAGTTGCACCGGAGTTTGATAATGAAGCCGTCGAATACCTATCAAAAAAGAAAGTCCGACTTATAAAACCTCTTGAGTACACACCCTTTGCTGGCAAGGTAGCGTTCGGCAGCCTGGTACTCTCTGAAAGGAAATTCGAAGGAGAGCCGGAACGACTTTTCGGTGAAGAATTCAACATTAACGAAGTGAAGTTCGCACTTGTAGTTGTTGAGGCAGTCAAATCAAATGCAATTGTATTGGTGAAAGATGGGGTAACTGTGGGCATAGGTGGGGGACAACCATCGAGAAAGAGGTCCGCTTGGATTGCAACGACATTAGCAGGAGAAAAAGCGCATGGTGCGATAGCTGCCTCCGATGCGTTCTTTCCATTCACCGATGGTTTGGAAATACTTATGAGTGCTGGCGTGAAATGCGTTGCAGCACCACTTGGGTCTATTAGAGACGAAGAGGTCTTGAACTTTGCGAAAGAACATGGAATTGCGTTTTATAAATCGCCAATAAGACTTTTCAGACACTGA
- the gmk gene encoding guanylate kinase, with product MHSSETPAPWNTEKISENAKGILFVISGPSGVGKTSIIRSVLERVDRVVFSVSCTTRKQRPGEIHGVDYYFITHEEFEKMIEEQKFIEWAKVHDNYYGTPAEMVYENINKGIDVILDIDVQGALTVKKNFSGAKFVFVAPPSYSVLRERLKKRGTETEDKIQRRLDTARKELLHIPEFEYLIINEDLEESIRNLSSIIFAERLKYERLRDTIKVNKLFEEVR from the coding sequence ATGCACAGTTCCGAGACTCCAGCTCCTTGGAATACGGAGAAAATCTCTGAAAATGCCAAGGGAATACTATTTGTAATAAGCGGTCCCAGTGGTGTTGGAAAGACGAGCATTATAAGGTCTGTGCTTGAAAGAGTTGACAGAGTTGTTTTTTCTGTCTCTTGCACTACGAGGAAACAGAGGCCGGGCGAAATACATGGTGTAGATTACTACTTCATTACGCACGAAGAATTTGAGAAGATGATAGAAGAACAGAAATTTATCGAATGGGCAAAGGTGCATGATAACTATTACGGAACGCCAGCTGAGATGGTATATGAGAATATAAACAAAGGCATTGACGTGATACTTGATATAGATGTGCAAGGTGCGTTAACGGTTAAAAAGAATTTTTCTGGTGCTAAATTTGTGTTTGTTGCACCTCCGAGTTACAGCGTACTGCGAGAAAGGCTCAAAAAAAGGGGAACGGAGACTGAGGACAAGATACAACGGAGATTAGATACTGCACGAAAGGAGCTTTTGCACATTCCCGAATTTGAGTATTTAATAATAAACGAAGATCTCGAAGAGTCTATCAGAAACCTTTCATCGATAATTTTTGCCGAGAGGTTGAAATATGAAAGGTTAAGAGATACAATTAAAGTGAACAAGTTATTTGAGGAGGTGCGATAA
- the purF gene encoding amidophosphoribosyltransferase: MCGIAGVWNVDNAYNVIHDLLLSLQHRGQQAAGVVVNGFKTVKGEGLVESVLTDERFLEGNRGIGHVRYSTYGSLDEIQPITAYTLKGRISVAHNGNIVDANEKRKFIMESGGIFSTTLDTEIIIHYFSIAPYTNPRESLQWAMSRIKAAYSLVILHDSFLAAARDQFGIRPLFYSKYENGYIVASEDSALRSIGCKCEEIQEVEPGTIIFFTDSNKPEIVKFSRRQDRFCSFEFVYFARPDSNFYGVNTHEVRKMLGRKLYEENRVQADFIVPVLDSGFSGSLGYSQVSGIPIEYGLIRNHYIGRSFIMPKNRQEIVRRKLSPLPSVLEGKEIILIDDSIVRGTTMKIIVDMVREAGAKKVYVGIHSPAVIGSCNYGIDTSRRSELIATRNDAEKLREYVGADKLFYLSVDGYKEVFEGCGVNGICMGCFNLDYPV, from the coding sequence ATGTGTGGAATAGCTGGTGTTTGGAACGTTGATAACGCCTACAATGTGATTCATGACTTGCTCCTTTCGCTCCAGCACCGAGGTCAGCAAGCAGCAGGCGTTGTTGTGAATGGATTTAAAACTGTCAAGGGTGAAGGACTCGTAGAAAGCGTACTTACCGATGAAAGGTTCTTGGAAGGTAATCGAGGCATAGGTCATGTAAGGTATTCGACTTACGGTTCACTCGACGAAATCCAGCCTATAACAGCTTACACTCTCAAAGGCAGAATCTCAGTTGCGCACAACGGGAACATCGTAGATGCGAACGAAAAAAGGAAATTCATAATGGAGAGTGGAGGCATATTCTCCACTACTCTCGATACGGAAATCATAATCCACTACTTCTCTATTGCACCTTACACAAATCCAAGAGAATCGCTCCAGTGGGCCATGTCGAGAATCAAAGCCGCATATTCGCTGGTTATCCTCCATGACTCCTTCCTTGCCGCTGCCCGTGACCAGTTTGGAATCAGACCTCTTTTTTATTCAAAATATGAAAATGGTTACATTGTGGCGTCTGAAGATTCGGCGCTGAGATCTATCGGTTGCAAATGTGAGGAAATCCAAGAGGTAGAACCTGGCACGATTATATTTTTCACCGATAGTAACAAGCCGGAAATTGTCAAGTTTTCAAGAAGACAGGATAGGTTCTGTTCTTTTGAATTTGTCTACTTTGCAAGGCCGGATAGTAACTTCTACGGTGTAAACACGCACGAAGTCAGAAAGATGCTTGGACGAAAATTGTATGAAGAAAATAGAGTGCAGGCCGATTTTATCGTCCCCGTTCTCGATAGCGGTTTCTCAGGTTCTCTCGGTTACAGTCAAGTATCAGGTATACCTATTGAATATGGGCTAATAAGAAACCACTACATAGGAAGAAGCTTTATAATGCCGAAGAATCGCCAAGAGATAGTCAGGAGGAAACTCTCCCCACTTCCATCTGTCTTGGAAGGTAAAGAGATAATCCTCATAGATGATTCCATCGTTCGAGGAACGACTATGAAAATAATCGTAGATATGGTTAGAGAAGCTGGTGCGAAGAAAGTTTACGTTGGAATACATTCACCTGCCGTCATTGGTTCGTGCAATTACGGTATAGATACGTCACGCAGGAGTGAATTGATAGCAACGAGAAACGATGCTGAAAAACTCAGAGAGTACGTAGGAGCTGATAAGTTGTTCTACCTTTCCGTTGACGGCTACAAGGAAGTCTTTGAAGGATGTGGGGTGAATGGAATATGCATGGGTTGTTTCAATCTCGACTACCCCGTATAG
- a CDS encoding phosphoribosylformylglycinamidine cyclo-ligase, whose amino-acid sequence MGSEKYTYSGSGVDVFRNDDFTDHIKNVIKVPDWVLKEPTGYATILNFTTPKIVLTADGIGSKLLLHIKYRSWSDAAQDLIAMNYNDIVCVGGKPRAFVDYLGVHQIDRQHYEFIEALVRKLDEYDMALVAGETAEIPSIYTENDWDAAGFCIGTLEKRIPIETIEYGDFIIGLPASGFHSNGWSLIRKIIESENISIEELSFDLLAGTKIYKEVTEVFELIKGIAHVTGGGILRALRRVLGDKGYEISITLKPYIEWILKYVEIPEAIKTFNMGYGMILVIAEKDVESVLKITNGEVIGKVSQNTNIVIQ is encoded by the coding sequence ATGGGTAGTGAAAAATACACTTATTCAGGTTCAGGTGTTGATGTCTTTAGAAACGATGATTTTACGGATCATATAAAAAACGTCATCAAAGTTCCGGATTGGGTACTGAAAGAGCCGACGGGTTATGCAACGATTTTGAATTTCACAACGCCTAAGATTGTCTTAACAGCTGACGGCATAGGTTCGAAATTGCTGTTGCATATAAAGTACAGAAGCTGGTCAGATGCCGCGCAAGATTTAATAGCGATGAACTACAACGATATCGTCTGTGTTGGAGGCAAGCCGCGAGCATTTGTCGATTACCTTGGCGTTCACCAAATAGACAGGCAGCACTATGAATTCATAGAAGCTCTTGTTAGAAAGCTTGACGAATATGATATGGCATTAGTTGCCGGAGAAACTGCGGAGATACCATCAATCTATACTGAAAACGATTGGGATGCGGCCGGTTTCTGCATTGGCACACTTGAAAAACGAATACCAATAGAGACGATAGAATATGGTGACTTTATTATAGGTCTTCCAGCGAGTGGATTCCACTCGAACGGCTGGTCTTTGATAAGGAAGATAATTGAGAGCGAGAACATCAGCATCGAAGAGCTTTCCTTCGACTTACTCGCCGGCACGAAGATATACAAAGAAGTTACCGAAGTTTTTGAATTGATCAAAGGCATAGCGCATGTTACTGGTGGAGGGATACTCAGAGCGCTGAGACGGGTGTTAGGTGATAAAGGTTACGAAATAAGTATAACGTTGAAACCCTACATAGAATGGATTCTAAAATACGTTGAAATACCTGAGGCGATTAAGACATTCAACATGGGGTACGGAATGATATTGGTCATTGCAGAAAAGGACGTTGAATCTGTTCTAAAAATTACGAACGGAGAAGTTATCGGTAAAGTAAGCCAAAACACTAACATTGTGATACAATAA